TTGTTgaataaaaggaatataagaTTTATTCAGATTGGAAAGATCAGTTTGGTAGCAATACGGAAAATGAGTTAAGAGGTGAGAAAAATTGTGGATAGATGCAACGTAGAGTGCTGTTAAAGTACTAGAGATAAGAAATAAGGACACATAGCTAAAAGGTGGGactggaaaagggaagaaaaaaacatgtatgTGTTTTAGAGGAGAAACATACAGATAACACTCCTCATTAGAACATATTTTCCATGAAGTCAGACACCACAGCTGTTATGTACCTCCAATGTCTTGCTACCTTATACCTAATAGGTATTCAGCAAATGTGTGTTGACATATGAAAGCATTCTAATACCAGATTAGATAGATGGATTTGGAGGGGAAGAGTAGACAGGAATAAAGAATGcctattaaaatataaagcaatgCAAAACACATATTTATCACTTATAAAATCAgaagcagaaaatataaaatataacaaaaaatgaatataacTTTCCAACTTTTTACCTTAAAAAATAGATGGTTAAGCCATATTATGATATAATAACTATTCTTTTACTCAAATATACCACCTTTGGTTATTATCCTGCAAATTTTCTCAAGCATATAAGAAATGTATAGtatcattattttcattaaatcGTCATAATCTCAAAAGGCAGTAAATAAGCTAGCTGCCCTTTAGTAGAAGACTGGTTTAAATAAGTTATAGTAAATTCATAAAATGGGAGAGTATTCAGCCACTGGGGCAAAAAAAGTAAggtggttgtattagttaggtttcttCAGGAAAACAGAACCACAGGAGATATACATAagtaaatagtatgagatttattataggaattggttcacatgactgtggagattggcaagtccaaattctgtaaggcagACCACAAATTGGGAACTCTGATGagggttttgatgaattctctgggagaagctggctggctgaagtagagatagaaattcttctttctgactgctgaaattctTAGTTgacctttaaggccttcaactgattcaGTGTGGCTTCTCTTGTTCATGAAGTTAATCTCCTCTGTTGATTGTGGATGCATTCAGCCATGGATACAATAAAGTGACTAATGATTTAAACCACCAAAATTCCCTCACAGTAACAGTCGGGCCACTGCTTCTctgaccagacaattggacaccataacctagccaagtggaCACacgaacttaaccatcacagaacTCTTCATGTTCTGATAGAGATAGAACTTCCCTATACTGTCCAGGGGCAGAACAAGTTGTAAAACAGTGTGCACGAGCGCTGCCCATGGAATGGGAAAAATGTATTCAGCTATGTTTGTAAATACGTAGAAAATAATACACAAAATTCTGGTAAATATGATTCCATCCTGGGAGGGAAAAGGGGTGACTTGGGATAAAAGACAAAGGTAAATTTGCTTTACActcaaattccccctttttaccTTTCGAATTTGGTTCCATTTGCTTATGTCACCTATTCAAAAActacaaataaataatgaaaacataacTTAACCAactcatttttatcatttcagtCCATCTATTTTCTAGTTGACTTTTACTTGAAAATAGTGACGCTAATGAATTATGTTTTTCTTAGAACTCAAAGAGCCCATGCATATACTCATTTCTTTGTTGaaagtaatttcttctttcttttccatttttctgactATATCctattatttttcagttctcacTTCCTCCAAGAAAGAGAATGGATGCTATCTTGATAAGGGGCCTATTATTTACTTTACTTCATATATTAGCACAGATAATACTGCTATAATTTCCTGTTTACTTGCTTCAACTTACTCCTAGACTTCTCAGCTTTATGAGGGCAGGACCATAAATATCTTGCTCATAGTTGTATCCCTATTTCTCAGAATAGTTCTGGGATAGTAATGGAATTCTTAAAATATAATCTTAGTACACTTAATGAATGGCTGAATTACAATGACAAATGTCATAGACCATACTCCACTCTATTTCACACTTCAGTAAATCATGTTGCTAACTGCTAAACTCCTGTGTCTAGACTAAGATCTTAACCATCAGCAGTACAGGATGCCACAGCACACTAAAATTCATAACAAGCATTGGGAGGCATTTGATTTTAGTTAAATGGACTTGAAGGGACAAGTGGAATACACttgcaaaaatataaagcaaGACAACGAGAATTGCTAGTGCAACACTGGATATAGATGTGGAATCATccacattgaaattatttaagcctctgtaattaaaaaaaaaattcccaaggacattcacaaagaaaaatgaaaaatcaagctTGAGTAGACCTCTAAGGAAACTTCAtattaaggagatgaaggaataaAGAGACAtcatcaaaagagaaagaagatgtcaaaactttttttaaagggACAATTCCAACACACAAATGTTGAGAAAGATAAAACCCAAGGCAATACCACTTTATTTAAGAGCTATAAGGCCATTATATCtacttattcattgttttctagTTCCTGCTCATTTGGAATAGAATCGAAAAAACCTTAGatacatttaatttcattaaatgctGGGTAGACTTCATAACCAATTCAGAAAAGCAAATAGTTTAGATAAGTTATAAAATAGGTTTTAAGAAAAAGTCATGAGATACACACAAGTCTCTTGAgatattcaaccataaaaagaaaaaaaggaaaataaccacTAGAGGGAGCATGATTGATACCAAGGCTTTTATTGGAAATGGTGGGTGCCCAGgtgattgaaaaaagaaaatatattctgaaagagaaggaaaacctcTAATCTTGGAACAGGAGAAGGATGGCCCCAGAAAGCATACAGAGAGATGGAGGAGAGATGATAGTAAGAGGGCTCATGCCTACCAGCCTTTGTGTCTGGAAAACTGATGATGGCATCTTCTATAGGGTGAAATTGGGAAAATGAGATTGGGTCCTGTGGAGGCACTGAATAGAGTTTCTTTAATACATAAGGGAATCATTTAAAGGAATTTGGGGTATTATAAAGGCCCAGTTCAAATAATTCAGACTAAGAGTTACAAAGGAGTGTGCTGGCTTGACTACACAAATTTGGGAAATCACACACCAAaccaagaaaataagaaaggaagaaaaatattcaggGTATGAGAAGGTATGGCAGgattatatctaatttttttttctaaaaaggcaAAGAGAcattaaatatatactatatctTGGGGTGggtggtttttattttaaattcttgaagttaaataactatttttattttttgcttatggTATCATTCCAGTGTCTGCGACCCAGATTCAGAGAACAagcattttcaaaccagcaaagagtCCCGAATCTGTACTTATTCTAGAGGAAAACATTGATGCTAATGAACAAGGAAGACAAAAGGAACCAAATAAGCAAGGAAGTAGTAACACACAGGGCAAACCAGGGGCATTTATTTTGCAAGGCAGACCAGAGTATCCTAACCAGCCAGGGAAACCAGGGAATTTTAATCAGCAAGGGAGGCCAGGACGTTTCAACCAGCAAGGGATGCCAAGGGCTTGGTTTCTACAAGGAAGTGCAGGAAGATCTAACCAACAAGGTAATCTGCAATCTTCAAATGAACAAGGAAAACATGGATCCGCTGGCCAGCAAGGGCAGCCAGGGTCATTTAGCCAGCAAGGGCAGCCAGGATCTCCTGGCCAGCAAGGGAAGCCAGGGTCATCCAACCAGCAAGGGAAACCAGGGTCATTTAGCCAGCAAGGGCAGCCAGGATCTCCTAGCCAGCAAGGGCAGCCAGGATCTCCTAGCCAGCAAGGGAAGCCAGGGTCATCTAGCCAGCAAGGGAAACCAGGGTCATTTAGCCAGAAAGGGAAACCAGGGTCCTCTAGCCAGCAAGGGAAACCAGGTTCATCTAGCCAGCAAGGAAAGCCAGGGTCATCTGGCCAGCAAGGGAAGCCAGGGTCATCTGGCCAGGAAGGGAAGCCAGAGTCATCTAGCCAACAATGGAAACCAGGGTCTTCTAGCCAGCAAGGGAAACCAGGGTCATCTGGCCAGCAAGGGAAGCCAGGGTCATCTGGCCAGGAAGGGAAGCCAGGGTCATTTAGCCAGCAAGGGAAGCCAGGGTCCTCTAGCCAGCAAGGGAAACCAGGGTCATCTAGCCAGCAAGGGAAGCCAGGGTCATCTGGCCAGGAAGGTCAGCCAGGGTCATCTAGCCAGCAAGGGAAGCCAGGATCCTTTAGCCAGGAAGGGCAGCCAGGGTCATTTAGTCAGCCAGGGCAGCCAGGGTCATCTAGCCAGCAAGGAAAGCCAGGGTCATTTAGTCAGCAAGGGCAGCCAGGGTCCTCTAGCCAGCAAGGGAAACCAGGGTTATCTAGCCAGCAAGGGAAACCAGAGTCATCCAGCCAACAAAGAAAGCCAGGGTCATCTAGCCAGCAAGGGAAGCCTGGGTCATCTAGCCAGCAAAGGAAATCAAGATCTttttataataaagaagaaagaaaaaatgtaagcAACAATTTGAATGGCAATATAATGGAAGTTCAGGTTGGTGttgatatctttttctttttccttttgtcaacTTACCTCAGCCATCCTATTTTCCAAGACTTGAAATGGTTAACAGAATATATTCTTATCAATCAAAAACACATTGCCATAACGTTGATGCAACCATAAAAGAGGAACTTTGGAGCAGATTATTTCTGCATGCAACATCCATGCTTATTAATGAGGACCATGTCCTTCCATTCCATCTCTCATTCCTCTCCATTGTTCTCCATACCCATTTCCAACCTACCCATTAGCTGCATACCATCTGAAGTCTGCTTTCTAAATCACATCTCTGATATTTCACTCCCCTGTTCAAAATTCTTCAGGGGATCCACATTGCTTAGAGGATAAAATCCAAGCTCCTAAGCATGGCATTTAAGGTTCTTGATGATGGGGCCCCTGTATATCATCCAGCTTAATTTCATGTCACCCTTGCTCACATACTATCAACATCATACAGAGTCTTTTTATGTTCTACTAAGGTTTTCctaatgcatttttatatattcccaTTACTAATGATTGCTTTGTGATTGACAATGACTCTGGAAACTCCACTTAATTCTCATATCTAAACAGTTTTCCTGGAACACTTCCTCTACCTCTTCATCTTAACAGAAACTCTATTGTCTTTTTACCTCAAAAGTTGTCATTCCTCATAACCTTTTCAGATGTAAGCTGCTTGTTCCCCTCTTGGATGGCATGAAGTAGATGTCTCCCAGGGGTATTCATTCCATCTATGCATTAATGCAAGCACCAGCACGTTTCTGTATCTTTAGGGTGTCACTTAaactttctcaattttattttcttttctaaaaaggggatttaatccCTAGCCATTTAAAAGAGTATATATATGAGTGAAAGGAGTTGATAGGTATGAAAAGGGTGTAAAATCTAAGCTGATGAAAAACAGTGGCATATATTTAATCTTCTCATAGCACCTTCACACTTAAAAGACCAAGCATTGTACCAAAAAGGCTCTCCATTCCCTGTAGTGTCCCCATTCTCTCTCATCTGCTAGTCAAAGCTTCCTTATGTTCGCAGGCGTCTGTCATCCTATAACTCAATTCAGAAGAAATTCCTCAGGAACTACTTAAATGAATTCTGCATAATTCTAacttttgtatcatttttctttcataggcacaggataaaaagaaagagatcaGTAAATCATGACCATATTTGTCTTATGTTGCCAATATGATTTCCCTCACAACTATTTCCCCAGATAGGAGAAGGGTTTTCTCCAAAGTATTAAAGTGGATGCAGTCTGACATGTAGTAATATCAGAGTCTTTAGATTCAGATACCAAATTCGAATACCAATTTGGACATTAAATCCATATTTAATCTGAGGTGTATCATTAAAATGCACTGGTCTTCTTTGCTCTTGTTATAAAATAGAGCAAAATATACTCTTCTTTCATGGAGTAAACTAAAATGCAATGGATCCATAAAATAATTAATTGGTTCAGTCCAAtgcttaattaataataaataagcaatgaacatttgttttaattgtaaTTTCAGAATTAAATTGATTTTCCTATATTTACCTAATGTTTTTTACATTATTACAGACTGGGAGCAAGAATAGCAAGAACCCAGCtgcaaaaactaaatgtcaatctATTTACAAACCAGTCTGTGGTTCCGATGGCAAAACCTATGGTAACCTCTGTGTATTGAATGAAGCAAAGAGGTAAAATATCTTTGTGGTCCTTTGCATCAGGATGTGGTATTCTGATCcataggaaatagaaaaatatttctcttcatGCCTCTGTAGTTCTCAGTAGCAGTTTATAGTTTGgacaaaggaaatataaaaagatatttaacttTTGAACAGTAAATGCAGTCAGTTcttgggagaaaaaaaggaaaaattaaaaggtTCAGCTTTTCAAGTAGAAGATTTACTCTTCAGTCCTCCATGTACCAAATATATATGgaatactgttttggtttgctaaagctgccggaatgcaatataccagaaatggaatgtcttttataaaggaagtttattaagttgtaagtttacagttcaaatGCCATAGAGatctccaaactaaggcatcaagagaaagataccttaattctcCAGGGACactttccttttgcatctctaaaggtccctggctgtgtgggctctcaagctttttccagaatggtgcccttttaaaagacttcaataagcaactccaccatgaatgggtggagacacatatccacAGAAACCACCCAACAATTTTGacaagg
This region of Tamandua tetradactyla isolate mTamTet1 chromosome 20, mTamTet1.pri, whole genome shotgun sequence genomic DNA includes:
- the MARCOL gene encoding MARCO-like protein, translated to MGSFVLLSFMLLALFSVSATQIQRTSIFKPAKSPESVLILEENIDANEQGRQKEPNKQGSSNTQGKPGAFILQGRPEYPNQPGKPGNFNQQGRPGRFNQQGMPRAWFLQGSAGRSNQQGNLQSSNEQGKHGSAGQQGQPGSFSQQGQPGSPGQQGKPGSSNQQGKPGSFSQQGQPGSPSQQGQPGSPSQQGKPGSSSQQGKPGSFSQKGKPGSSSQQGKPGSSSQQGKPGSSGQQGKPGSSGQEGKPESSSQQWKPGSSSQQGKPGSSGQQGKPGSSGQEGKPGSFSQQGKPGSSSQQGKPGSSSQQGKPGSSGQEARETRVIQPTKKARVI